One genomic region from Sulfurovum riftiae encodes:
- a CDS encoding thiamine pyrophosphate-dependent dehydrogenase E1 component subunit alpha, with protein MNKLLAEEIYYEMVLGRLFELAAKEHYMAGDIAGFLHLDIGQEGFSVAAMKAFEKGDVFTTYREHVMAIARGMDPKAVMAELFGKATGVSRGRGGSMHLFDPSHFFYGGDAIVGGQIPNAVGCAYARKYQGRDDGVMVIFGDGATNGGAFFESLNIASTQKLPLLFVCENNGYAIGTKITRVAPFEKQAKKAEPYMVTMEVDGMDAIAVYEAVREAQHLIQSGHGPVFLEAMTCRYEGHSMSDPATYRSKEELAICKAKDPIERMEKVLTTTYGMGTEQLEALKARAQQTVDDAVAFADASAEPELKELFEDIFCKGCANV; from the coding sequence ATGAACAAGCTGCTTGCAGAAGAGATCTACTATGAGATGGTGCTCGGGCGTCTGTTCGAGCTGGCGGCAAAAGAGCACTATATGGCAGGTGACATCGCCGGTTTCCTGCACCTGGACATCGGACAGGAGGGGTTCAGTGTCGCTGCAATGAAAGCATTCGAAAAAGGGGATGTCTTCACTACCTATCGTGAACATGTCATGGCTATTGCACGGGGGATGGATCCCAAGGCGGTGATGGCGGAGCTTTTCGGCAAGGCGACTGGAGTGAGCCGGGGCCGGGGCGGCTCGATGCACCTTTTTGATCCGTCACATTTCTTCTATGGGGGTGATGCCATTGTGGGTGGACAGATCCCCAATGCTGTCGGATGTGCCTATGCGAGAAAGTATCAGGGACGTGATGATGGTGTGATGGTTATTTTCGGAGACGGCGCGACCAACGGTGGGGCCTTTTTCGAGTCCCTGAACATCGCCAGTACCCAGAAGCTTCCTCTGCTGTTCGTCTGTGAGAACAACGGGTATGCGATCGGAACGAAGATCACACGGGTGGCACCTTTTGAAAAACAGGCGAAAAAAGCGGAGCCCTATATGGTGACCATGGAGGTGGACGGGATGGATGCCATCGCTGTCTATGAAGCGGTCAGAGAGGCTCAGCATCTGATACAGAGCGGCCACGGTCCGGTCTTTCTTGAAGCCATGACCTGCCGCTACGAAGGTCATTCCATGAGTGATCCGGCAACCTACAGAAGCAAAGAGGAGCTGGCGATCTGTAAAGCGAAAGACCCCATAGAACGGATGGAAAAAGTATTGACAACAACATACGGCATGGGTACGGAGCAGCTGGAAGCCCTGAAAGCGCGGGCACAGCAGACAGTGGATGATGCCGTGGCCTTCGCTGACGCATCCGCGGAACCGGAGCTGAAAGAACTTTTTGAAGATATCTTTTGCAAAGGATGTGCCAATGTATAG
- a CDS encoding acyl carrier protein, which translates to MTKEEIKEKIIEQIYEIAPEHEGEEIPENENIQRSLEIDSFDFLNLLTALNEELGVEVPESDYGEVDTLEHMADYFAAHMGQ; encoded by the coding sequence ATGACAAAAGAAGAGATAAAAGAGAAGATCATCGAGCAGATCTATGAGATCGCACCGGAGCATGAGGGGGAAGAGATACCCGAGAACGAGAATATACAGCGTTCGCTGGAGATAGACTCCTTCGATTTTCTGAATCTTCTGACCGCACTGAACGAGGAACTGGGTGTGGAAGTACCCGAATCCGATTATGGAGAAGTGGATACACTGGAACATATGGCGGACTATTTTGCCGCACATATGGGGCAGTGA